From the Cryptomeria japonica chromosome 2, Sugi_1.0, whole genome shotgun sequence genome, one window contains:
- the LOC131062994 gene encoding probable 2-oxoglutarate-dependent dioxygenase AOP1 — MAPATTTQRGEPEVEDIPELDLSHSREDEFLQAVREGCQEIGCFRIVNHGISPDLIRKADLASREAFKLPLETKKKNVSPNPFMGYVGGIPEAPFYESLGIELAGAPDREAVKDFSHIMWPQGNQFFSETMEEFTCEMMEMSKKVHQVILASLGVGKYYASDFDHGKALFRMNMYEVPSELPSESYGLGPHKDGTSISILYGDGSSGLQVLKAGNWVDVKPVPNTFVAMAGDTFQAWTNGRIRSTKHRVMLKKQQSRLSLGLFGISPNEMIIKTPPELIDDAHPQRDKSYKFEDMVTHRAGEGRLLEEPLEAFVGISM; from the exons ATGGCTCCTGCAACCACAACTCAAAGAGGCGAACCAGAGGTTGAGGATATTCCCGAATTGGATCTCTCACACTCACGAGAAGATGAATTCCTACAAGCCGTGAGAGAGGGTTGCCAGGAAATCGGGTGCTTTCGAATTGTAAACCATGGAATTTCCCCTGATCTAATCCGCAAAGCAGATTTGGCATCCAGGGAAGCGTTCAAGCTTCCATTAGAGACCAAGAAGAAAAACGTTTCGCCCAATCCTTTCATGGGTTATGTAGGTGGGATACCAGAGGCCCCCTTTTACGAAAGCCTGGGTATAGAGCTCGCTGGGGCTCCAGATCGGGAGGCTGTGAAAGACTTCTCTCATATCATGTGGCCTCAGGGCAACCAGTTTTTCAG TGAAACCATGGAAGAATTCACCTGTGAGATGATGGAGATGTCAAAGAAAGTGCACCAAGTAATTCTTGCGAGCTTAGGAGTGGGAAAGTACTATGCGAGTGATTTCGATCATGGGAAGGCCCTGTTTCGTATGAATATGTATGAAGTGCCGTCTGAGCTGCCGTCTGAATCGTATGGTCTTGGACCTCACAAGGATGGGACTAGTATTAGTATTCTGTATGGAGATGGGTCCAGCGGCCTGCAGGTTTTGAAGGCAGGGAATTGGGTTGATGTGAAACCTGTCCCTAACACTTTTGTGGCCATGGCGGGCGATACCTTTCAG GCATGGACTAATGGAAGGATTCGTAGTACAAAACATCGAGTGATGCTGAAAAAACAACAGTCTCGTTTATCTTTGGGTTTATTTGGCATTTCCCCAAATGAGATGATTATAAAGACACCTCCCGAACTTATTGATGATGCACATCCACAACGTGACAAATCATACAAGTTTGAAGATATGGTCACACATAGAGCAGGAGAGGGAAGACTATTAGAAGAACCTCTAGAGGCATTTGTTGGCATTTCTATGTAG